The DNA region CGGTAGACGCCCCGTTGCGGCTCGTCATCTTTCCAATAAAACGGAAGCACGGCCTGATTGAAGGTGTTTTTAAACACCGCGTCATAAGTGGCGTTGCGTTCCGCGGTTTCAAAGCCGCCCGCCATAAAGGCATTGCTGCCGAATTTGAAATCATGACTCACCTGCTTGACGGTGAGCTTTGCCCCCGTAACCGGCGCGTTATTTGCTTCCCTCACCGACAGCCTGAAATCACCCATGCGGTATTTCTTAATGTTCCCGCTCACCACCGCTGAAAGCCCGTTTTTATCCAAATCCAACCGCTCAAGCCACTTGTCCATATCCATAAATTAAGCCTTTCATTGATGCATTGACCAGAAAGTATGGAGATAGAAGGGGACTGGGTCAAGTCGCTAGGGGAGACAGTTGCCATGGCAGACGCATCTAAAATACCACCCAAGCCGAAAGAATTTGAACAGAAGTCGCAAAGTTCGCAAAGATTTAATGTGGCGTTTGTTTTAATGCCACGGATACATGGCATCAAAACAAACGCCACGTTTTGCTTGAAGAACAGAAGACGTGTTGTCTCTTGTCACGGGTAGGTGCGGGATTTTTATGCGGAGTACCCGACGCATACAAATCCCGCACCATTTACACGGAATCAGTTCACCCCTTAGCCCGAGTTCGCCAGTTAGGTCTATTCTGAAAGAATATTTGCCCATTTCAAGCGCTTGCCGGATACCGGAACCTTAAAATCATTGGGGTTTCAGGGTGTCGGTGTCTGGTTTTTCTCCAAAAGGCAAATGTAGTCAAGACCACCCCCTTGAAAACGATACTGTGGCGCATTAAAATCAGGGCATGTTTTTAAAAAGGATCCCACGGAAAAAAGGCGATGAGGTCTACGACTACTGGGCTTTGACGAAGACCGTCCGAACCGCGAATGGTCCACGGCATCAGATCGTTTCCTATCTGGGGAAGCTCGATGCCGGAGATCAGGAATATTATCACTCGTGGGATGACATTGCCGCATTGCTGGACGGACGAAGGGGCGCTGTGCAGGGTGACTTGTTCGACAGACCGAAGCCTGTTCCCGAATGGAGGGAGATCAATGTCAGCGGGATAGAGGTAAAAAGGGTCAGGGAGTTTGGCCAGATCTGGGCGGCGCTGGCCGTCTGGCGGAGGCTCGGGCTGGACAGGCTGTTTGCAGGGCTGATGCCGGAAGGCCGCGAGGATATCCGATGGGACCTGATCGCCTGCGTCCTGACGGCGGCGAAGTTCTGCGAGCAGGACACGGAGAACGCGATCGCGGGCGAATGGCTGCCCCGCACGGCGTTATGCGATGTGCTGGGGCTCGACGAGGAAAAGGTGAACCTGACGCGGATGTACAGGGGGCTTGATGAGATACTTGCCCACAAGGACGCGGTCTGCGCCCACCTTCAGTCGCGATGGGGCGAATGGTTCGGAACGAAGCTCGACTTCATGCTGTACGACGTGACGAGTTCCTACTTCGAGGGGGCGTGCGAGTCCAATCCTCTGGCCCAGCGAGGCTATTCGCGCGACAACCGACCCGACTGCAAGCAGGTGTGTATCGGCCTGGTCGTGACGCCCGACGGGATGCCGGTCGGCTACGAGGTTTTCACGGGGAACCGTGCGGACATGACGACGATGCAGGATATCGTGAGCCTCATGGAGGAGAAATACGGGCACGCCAACCGCGTCTGGGTAACGGACCGGGGGATGTCCAGCGAAGAGAACATCACGTTCCTCGAAGGGCGGGGATCCTTCTATCTGATGGGCGCGTCCCGTAGCCTGCTGAAACGATACGAATCCGAGTTCCATGACAGTAGCGGCTGGCAGTCCATCCGTGAGGGCCTGAACGTCAAGCTTGTCAAGGGTTCCGGCAGCGAGAAATATGTCCTGTGCAAAAGTGCCGACCGGGCCAAGAAGGAGCAGTCGATGCTTCAGCGGCAACTGGATAAATTCAGAGCCTGCATCGAAAAGAAAAGCAGTCTCTTGGCCGCGAAGCCGTCCCCAAAGACGCAGTCGATCCAGCAGAGCGTCGGGCGGCTGCGCGAACGGTATCCTTCAGCGTCCAAACATTTTGAGTGTGAAGTGCTGTTAAACGAAAAGAGCGAGGCGTGCGGCATTGCCATGAACGAGAAGCCCGGGCAACTCGAATGGGCGAAGAAAACCCATGGCGCATACATCCTGCGTACCAACACGGATTGCGAAGACCCCGCCGAACTCTGGCGGTGGTACATCCAGCTCACGGAGGCCGAATCCGCATTCCGCGACCTCAAGAGCGACCTTGCCCTGCGCCCGATCTATCACCATCTGCAGCGCCGGGTCGAGGCGCACATCCTTGTATGCTTCCTCTCCCTGTGCCTGTGGCGGACGCTAGAGCATTGGATGGGGGTCAGCGGCCTTGGTGATGAAGCCAGGCAGTTCCTGGCTGAGATGCGGCAGATCCATTCCATGGATGTCCAACTGCCGACTAAGCAAGGGCAGACAATCAGACTCCGTGTCGTATCAAAGCCAGAAAAAAAGCTGGCCGTACTCCTGACGCGACTGAAATTGCGACTTCCGAATATGCCAATGAACCTGAAAATGTAGTCAAGACTTTTGAGATCGTTTTGTTGATTTCCAACGACTTATAACTTCAATACCCGCTCAACTGGCGAACTCGGGTTAGCGTTCTTTGCGACTTGAGCGCAGCCCTGAAGTTAAGCGCATGCGCATACTTCAGGGCGCAGCGGGTGTTCAAATTTCTTCGATTCCGTTGAAATTTAGATGCGGTTGCCCTGGTCAAGTCGCCTCCAAACAGGGTTTTCTTAGGTGTTTCTTTGACAGGCCGGACAGAGATGGGTGCCGCGTTGGCCAACTACTGTGCGGACAATGATGGCCTGGCATCGAGGGCAGGGCAGGCCGGTGCGGCGGAAGACCTTCAGGGCGTCGGCATTCCGACCCCGGCGACCGGCGACGCTGTAGAAATTGGTCTCGCCGGTGCCCAGGGTGGTGCCGCAGTTTTCAACGCCCCGCTGCAGCACGGTTCGAATGGCGTGATGAAGGCGCTTTATTTCGGCAGGGGTCAGGGAGTCGGCCCGACGTTCCGGATGGACCCTGGCCTGCCACAACGCCTCGTCCACATAGATATTGCCCAGCCCCGCCACACAATTCTGATCCAGCAGCAGGGGTTTGATCCTACGGGTTTTGCCCTCGAGTTGAGTCTGCAGGACCTGGACGGTAAAGGCGTCGTCAAGGGGTTCGGGGCCGAGATGAGTCAGACCCGAACCGGTGGCACGGGTCAGCCGGAACCGGCCGAATTTGCGGGTATCATTGAAGATCAACTGGTGTCCATTGGTCAGGGTAATCAGCACGTGATCATGCTTTCCCGGTTGAGTTTCGGCATGATCGGAATAGCGGAGTTTTCCGGTCATACGGAGATGGATGAGGAGTTGCAACCCATCATCGAGAGTGAGGATGATATAT from bacterium includes:
- a CDS encoding IS1634 family transposase translates to MFLKRIPRKKGDEVYDYWALTKTVRTANGPRHQIVSYLGKLDAGDQEYYHSWDDIAALLDGRRGAVQGDLFDRPKPVPEWREINVSGIEVKRVREFGQIWAALAVWRRLGLDRLFAGLMPEGREDIRWDLIACVLTAAKFCEQDTENAIAGEWLPRTALCDVLGLDEEKVNLTRMYRGLDEILAHKDAVCAHLQSRWGEWFGTKLDFMLYDVTSSYFEGACESNPLAQRGYSRDNRPDCKQVCIGLVVTPDGMPVGYEVFTGNRADMTTMQDIVSLMEEKYGHANRVWVTDRGMSSEENITFLEGRGSFYLMGASRSLLKRYESEFHDSSGWQSIREGLNVKLVKGSGSEKYVLCKSADRAKKEQSMLQRQLDKFRACIEKKSSLLAAKPSPKTQSIQQSVGRLRERYPSASKHFECEVLLNEKSEACGIAMNEKPGQLEWAKKTHGAYILRTNTDCEDPAELWRWYIQLTEAESAFRDLKSDLALRPIYHHLQRRVEAHILVCFLSLCLWRTLEHWMGVSGLGDEARQFLAEMRQIHSMDVQLPTKQGQTIRLRVVSKPEKKLAVLLTRLKLRLPNMPMNLKM
- the mutM gene encoding DNA-formamidopyrimidine glycosylase, with translation MPELPEVETVVRDLRAHGLEQAVIRSVEVRWPRTIEGLTPAHFSKALCGRTITRLSRRGKYIILTLDDGLQLLIHLRMTGKLRYSDHAETQPGKHDHVLITLTNGHQLIFNDTRKFGRFRLTRATGSGLTHLGPEPLDDAFTVQVLQTQLEGKTRRIKPLLLDQNCVAGLGNIYVDEALWQARVHPERRADSLTPAEIKRLHHAIRTVLQRGVENCGTTLGTGETNFYSVAGRRGRNADALKVFRRTGLPCPRCQAIIVRTVVGQRGTHLCPACQRNT